The following are encoded in a window of Kaistia algarum genomic DNA:
- the addA gene encoding double-strand break repair helicase AddA: MIAVDAHTKRVQQQATDPAASAWVSANAGSGKTYVLARRVVRLLLSGANPGSILCLTFTKAAAAEMASRVFGILAGWTRLDDAALDAELTDYQGHTDAIERVKARRLFAEALETPGGLKIQTIHAFCERLLHQFPLEANVAGSFEVLDEREAAILIERARRDMIETASSAPDGLLGQAFSRVLEAASDSGIEEALAGIIEKRDAMAEFIARSGSLEAALAALRQALDLGPDDDAEHFTLAIAEGVPLSDGEIARLAEQLASAGTRHRPRAEPLQAFLHAGDVAGRAEAWLRFLTKSDGKELLSLAYLAPKAVFDAWPSLEEALSAERERIETLLDRIATATAFEATTALMIVGEAVLRFYESAKLLRGALDFQDLIVRTAELLTRSGASAWVHYKLDRGLDHILVDEAQDTSPRQWQVIGELVSEFFAGEGSDPRRRTLFAVGDEKQSIYSFQGAVPAFFSRQRDQFARRAQEVELPFSALELNLSFRSTADVLAAVDRVFAAPIAHTGLTRDPQPTVHQAARRGEPGRVTVWPPIVAEKREEPDEWHQPLDRLDEASPEVRLATRIASTIRQWLDAGERIEATGKPIRPGGILVLTRKRGAQTDAINRALKSAGLPVAGADRLALASHIAVLDLLALADFVLQPEDDLSLAALLKSPLIGLSEEALFAIAHGRRGSLWKALRAATDGPFVEAAERLQDWRGRADYLRPYDFFARILGPDGGRRRFLARLGPEADDVLQEFLAQALAHEGVDVPTLQGFTQWMRAAATQIKRDADLARDEIRVMTVHGAKGLEAEIVFLVDTGSKPVHPSHDPKIVALADDPDEAEGAPLVWVAPGAPRPRTIEATLERLRDKAREEYRRLLYVGLTRARDRLIVCGTARSAPGSEVLWQDLVLQALETEARRSEVALGADRFEALEWRADWTASPAALVDETVATFHGTPLPDWIARPPPATPARRRLAPSSAAGFAEAEPDPFRPAPSAGRAEAMKRAAERGRIVHRLLQALPEHPPERRSAVAADFLGQATDWPEDARMALVAALGAILADPAFAPVFVAGSRAEVPLAGFIATESGHAEVSGRIDRLSILPDRVLLVDFKTSRPPASADDALAPSYIAQMALYRALLADLYPERRIEAALLFTEGPTLIPVPPERLDACISRITAT; the protein is encoded by the coding sequence ATGATCGCCGTCGACGCCCATACGAAACGCGTCCAGCAGCAGGCGACCGACCCCGCCGCATCGGCCTGGGTGTCGGCCAATGCCGGCTCGGGCAAGACCTATGTCCTGGCGCGGCGCGTCGTCCGATTGCTGCTTTCCGGAGCCAATCCCGGCTCGATCCTCTGCCTGACCTTCACCAAGGCGGCGGCGGCGGAAATGGCGAGCCGCGTCTTCGGCATCCTCGCCGGCTGGACACGGCTCGACGATGCGGCGCTCGACGCGGAACTCACAGATTATCAGGGCCACACCGACGCCATCGAGCGGGTGAAGGCGCGGCGGCTCTTCGCCGAGGCGCTGGAGACACCGGGCGGGCTCAAGATCCAGACCATCCACGCCTTCTGCGAAAGGCTGCTGCACCAGTTTCCGCTGGAGGCCAATGTCGCCGGCTCGTTCGAGGTGCTTGACGAGCGCGAGGCGGCGATCCTGATCGAGCGCGCCCGCCGCGATATGATTGAGACGGCGTCGTCAGCACCGGATGGCCTGCTCGGCCAGGCCTTCTCCCGCGTGCTGGAGGCAGCCAGCGACAGCGGCATCGAGGAAGCGCTGGCCGGCATCATCGAGAAGCGCGACGCGATGGCGGAATTCATCGCGCGGTCCGGATCGCTGGAGGCGGCGCTTGCCGCCCTGCGCCAGGCGCTGGATCTGGGACCGGACGACGACGCGGAGCATTTCACTTTGGCGATCGCCGAGGGGGTGCCACTTAGCGACGGCGAAATCGCCCGCCTTGCCGAGCAGCTTGCGTCGGCCGGCACGCGGCATCGACCGCGCGCTGAGCCACTGCAAGCCTTCCTCCACGCGGGGGATGTTGCGGGCCGCGCCGAGGCCTGGCTCCGCTTTCTGACGAAATCGGATGGCAAGGAGTTGCTATCGCTCGCCTATTTGGCCCCGAAGGCAGTATTCGACGCCTGGCCGAGTCTTGAAGAGGCCCTTTCGGCCGAGCGTGAGCGAATCGAGACCTTGCTCGACCGCATAGCCACTGCCACCGCCTTCGAAGCGACCACGGCGCTGATGATCGTCGGCGAGGCGGTGCTGCGCTTCTATGAGTCGGCAAAGCTTCTGCGCGGCGCGCTCGACTTCCAGGACCTAATCGTGCGCACTGCCGAATTGCTGACCCGCTCGGGCGCTAGCGCCTGGGTGCACTACAAGCTCGACCGCGGGCTCGACCACATCCTCGTCGACGAGGCACAGGACACCAGCCCGCGCCAGTGGCAGGTGATCGGCGAACTGGTCTCCGAGTTTTTTGCCGGCGAAGGCAGCGACCCACGCCGGCGTACCCTGTTCGCGGTCGGCGACGAGAAGCAGTCGATCTATTCCTTCCAGGGCGCGGTTCCCGCCTTCTTCTCGCGCCAGCGCGACCAGTTCGCCCGCCGGGCCCAGGAAGTCGAGCTGCCGTTCTCCGCGCTGGAGCTGAACCTCTCCTTCCGCTCGACCGCCGACGTGCTCGCCGCCGTCGACCGCGTCTTCGCCGCGCCGATCGCCCATACCGGCCTCACCCGCGATCCGCAGCCGACCGTGCACCAGGCGGCCCGGCGGGGCGAGCCTGGCCGCGTCACGGTCTGGCCGCCGATCGTCGCCGAGAAGCGGGAGGAGCCGGACGAATGGCATCAGCCGCTCGACCGGCTGGATGAGGCGAGCCCCGAAGTGCGGCTCGCCACCCGGATCGCCTCGACCATCCGCCAATGGCTGGATGCGGGCGAAAGGATCGAGGCCACCGGTAAGCCGATCCGCCCCGGCGGCATATTGGTGCTGACGCGCAAGCGCGGCGCCCAGACCGACGCGATCAACCGCGCGCTGAAATCCGCCGGCCTCCCTGTCGCCGGCGCCGACCGCCTGGCGCTCGCCAGCCATATCGCCGTGCTTGATCTGCTCGCGCTCGCCGATTTCGTATTGCAGCCGGAGGACGATCTATCGCTTGCCGCCCTGCTGAAGAGCCCGCTGATCGGCCTTTCGGAAGAGGCGCTGTTCGCGATCGCCCATGGCCGCCGCGGCTCGCTCTGGAAGGCGTTGCGCGCGGCGACCGATGGTCCGTTCGTCGAGGCGGCCGAGCGGCTCCAGGATTGGCGAGGCCGGGCGGATTATCTGCGGCCCTATGACTTCTTCGCCCGGATTCTGGGCCCGGACGGCGGAAGGCGCCGCTTCCTCGCTCGGCTGGGGCCGGAAGCGGATGATGTGCTGCAGGAGTTCCTCGCCCAGGCTCTCGCCCATGAAGGCGTGGACGTGCCGACGCTGCAGGGCTTCACGCAGTGGATGCGGGCGGCGGCGACGCAGATCAAGCGCGACGCCGATCTCGCCCGCGACGAGATCCGCGTCATGACCGTGCATGGCGCCAAGGGGCTTGAAGCCGAGATCGTCTTCCTGGTCGATACCGGTTCCAAGCCGGTCCATCCCAGCCATGATCCGAAGATCGTGGCGCTCGCCGACGATCCCGACGAGGCCGAGGGCGCCCCACTGGTCTGGGTTGCGCCCGGCGCGCCACGGCCGCGTACGATCGAAGCCACGCTGGAACGGCTGCGCGACAAGGCGCGCGAGGAATATCGCCGCCTGCTCTATGTCGGGCTCACCCGCGCCCGCGACCGTCTCATCGTATGCGGCACGGCCAGATCGGCCCCCGGCAGCGAGGTGCTCTGGCAGGACCTCGTCTTGCAGGCGCTCGAAACCGAGGCCCGCAGGAGCGAGGTCGCCTTGGGCGCGGATCGGTTCGAGGCCCTCGAATGGCGCGCCGACTGGACGGCCAGTCCGGCTGCTCTGGTCGACGAGACTGTCGCGACCTTTCATGGGACGCCGCTCCCCGACTGGATCGCCAGGCCGCCCCCGGCGACGCCCGCCCGACGCCGGCTGGCCCCGTCCTCCGCGGCCGGCTTCGCCGAGGCCGAGCCGGATCCGTTCCGGCCGGCACCATCGGCGGGCAGAGCCGAGGCCATGAAGCGCGCGGCCGAGCGAGGGCGGATCGTGCATCGCCTTCTCCAGGCCCTGCCCGAGCACCCGCCGGAACGTCGAAGCGCCGTGGCTGCGGACTTTCTGGGCCAGGCCACCGATTGGCCGGAGGACGCCCGCATGGCCCTGGTCGCCGCGCTCGGTGCCATCCTGGCGGACCCGGCCTTCGCTCCCGTCTTCGTCGCCGGAAGCCGCGCCGAAGTGCCGCTGGCTGGCTTCATCGCGACGGAGTCCGGCCACGCAGAGGTGTCCGGACGGATCGACCGGCTTTCGATCCTGCCGGACCGCGTCCTGCTAGTCGACTTCAAGACCAGCCGTCCGCCCGCGAGCGCCGATGACGCGCTCGCGCCGTCCTATATCGCCCAGATGGCGCTCTATCGCGCCTTGCTGGCGGATCTCTATCCGGAGCGCCGGATCGAGGCGGCTCTCCTCTTTACCGAGGGCCCTACGCTTATTCCGGTCCCGCCGGAGCGGCTCGATGCGTGCATTTCGCGCATCACCGCGACGTGA
- the trxA gene encoding thioredoxin TrxA, which yields MATAKVTDSSFDTDVLGATGPVVVDFWAEWCGPCRMIAPALEEIQAEMGGKVTIAKLNIDENPNIAVRYGVRSIPTLILFKDGEPAAIQVGAAPKNRLADWIKNAI from the coding sequence ATGGCAACCGCCAAAGTCACCGACAGTTCTTTCGACACCGACGTTCTCGGTGCTACCGGCCCGGTCGTGGTCGATTTCTGGGCCGAGTGGTGCGGCCCGTGCCGCATGATCGCCCCGGCTCTCGAAGAGATTCAGGCCGAGATGGGCGGCAAGGTCACGATCGCCAAGCTGAACATCGACGAGAATCCGAACATCGCCGTGCGCTATGGCGTTCGCTCGATCCCGACGCTGATCCTGTTCAAGGATGGCGAACCGGCTGCGATCCAGGTCGGCGCGGCGCCGAAGAATCGCCTCGCCGACTGGATCAAGAACGCGATCTGA
- a CDS encoding bifunctional folylpolyglutamate synthase/dihydrofolate synthase, with product MVTSTVVLQRLFQLHPKEIDLSLDRLEPLLEKLGHPEERLGTVFHIAGTNGKGSVTAFLRAMLEASGRTVHVYTSPHLVRFHERIRLGQPGGGRFVSEEELVATLLELERVNDGAPITHFEITTAAALKLFADHPADVTLLEVGLGGRFDATNVIRLPEVSVITSISLDHERFFGDRLEDIAGEKAGIIKRGRPVVTSPQVAPVLGVIEAKAARLGAPLFVGNQDWIAHSERGRLVFQDEDGLLDLPPPRLPGRHQFVNAGAAIAALRRSSLAIPTAAIETGLTSVEWPARMQRLASGKLVDLAPAGAEIWLDGGHNPGAGAVISEAMADLEERVPRPLYMIVGMLQTKDPVGFFRPFAGLASHVFTVPIESSDAGRDPVELVGAAMAAGLEAEAVANVAAAFEKLRRLLPPGTVPRILICGSLYLAGTVLEANGTPPR from the coding sequence ATGGTTACCAGTACCGTCGTCCTGCAGCGGCTCTTCCAGCTCCATCCCAAGGAGATCGATCTATCGCTCGATCGCCTGGAGCCGCTTCTGGAAAAGCTCGGCCATCCGGAAGAGCGTCTGGGGACGGTGTTCCACATCGCCGGAACCAACGGCAAAGGCTCGGTGACGGCCTTTCTGCGCGCGATGCTGGAGGCCTCGGGTCGGACCGTCCACGTCTATACCTCGCCCCATCTCGTGCGCTTTCACGAGCGCATCCGTCTGGGCCAGCCCGGCGGCGGTCGCTTTGTGAGCGAGGAGGAACTCGTCGCGACGTTGCTCGAACTCGAACGCGTCAATGACGGCGCGCCGATCACCCATTTCGAGATCACGACGGCCGCGGCGCTCAAGCTCTTCGCCGACCATCCGGCGGATGTGACGCTGCTCGAAGTCGGGCTCGGGGGGCGGTTCGACGCCACCAACGTCATCCGCTTGCCAGAAGTTTCGGTGATCACGTCGATCTCGCTCGACCATGAGAGATTCTTCGGCGATCGGTTGGAGGATATCGCTGGCGAGAAGGCCGGCATCATCAAGCGCGGCCGGCCGGTCGTTACCTCGCCTCAGGTGGCGCCCGTTCTCGGCGTGATCGAGGCGAAGGCCGCCCGGCTTGGCGCGCCGCTCTTCGTCGGCAATCAGGATTGGATCGCCCATTCCGAGCGGGGCCGTCTCGTCTTTCAGGACGAGGACGGGTTGCTCGACCTGCCGCCGCCCCGCCTTCCCGGCCGCCATCAATTCGTCAATGCCGGTGCCGCCATCGCGGCGCTGCGCCGGTCCTCGCTCGCCATCCCGACGGCCGCGATCGAAACGGGTCTGACGAGCGTTGAATGGCCGGCGCGCATGCAGCGGCTTGCGAGCGGCAAGCTCGTCGATCTCGCCCCGGCGGGCGCCGAGATCTGGCTCGATGGCGGCCACAATCCGGGCGCCGGCGCGGTGATCTCGGAAGCCATGGCCGATCTGGAGGAGCGCGTGCCGAGGCCGCTCTACATGATCGTGGGCATGCTGCAGACCAAGGATCCCGTTGGCTTCTTCCGTCCCTTCGCGGGCCTCGCCAGCCACGTCTTCACCGTGCCGATCGAGAGCTCCGATGCCGGGCGGGATCCGGTGGAGCTCGTCGGCGCGGCCATGGCGGCCGGCCTTGAGGCGGAAGCGGTGGCGAATGTCGCCGCCGCCTTCGAAAAGCTTCGCCGCCTGCTGCCGCCCGGCACCGTGCCGCGCATCCTGATCTGCGGCTCGCTCTATCTTGCCGGTACGGTGCTGGAAGCCAACGGCACGCCGCCACGCTGA
- the accD gene encoding acetyl-CoA carboxylase, carboxyltransferase subunit beta, with protein sequence MSWINDVVRPKIKSLLNKREVPENLWVKCPETGEMVFHRDLEANHYVIPNSGYHMRMTAPKRLNYFFDEGKYESIAVPDVAVDPLKFRDERRYTDRLKDARTKTGLQDAVVVGAGFVEGVPLVAAVQDFDFMGGSLGMAAGEAVIAGMEAALQRQQPFIMFAASGGARMQEGILSLMQLPRTTAAVIALREARLPYIVVLTNPTTGGVTASYAMLGDIHIAEPGALIGFAGPRVIEQTIREKLPPGFQRSEYLYDHGMVDMVVHRHQLRATIARLCGLLGPKAARLPAIAGQRHDEVALAS encoded by the coding sequence ATGAGCTGGATCAACGACGTCGTTCGTCCGAAGATCAAGAGCCTCCTGAACAAGCGGGAAGTCCCGGAGAACCTCTGGGTCAAATGTCCCGAGACGGGCGAGATGGTGTTCCATCGCGACCTTGAGGCCAATCACTACGTGATCCCGAATTCGGGCTATCACATGCGGATGACCGCCCCGAAGCGGCTCAACTATTTCTTCGATGAGGGGAAATACGAGTCGATCGCGGTTCCCGATGTGGCGGTCGATCCACTGAAGTTCCGCGACGAGCGTCGCTATACGGACCGCCTCAAGGATGCGCGCACCAAGACCGGATTGCAGGACGCGGTCGTCGTCGGCGCCGGCTTCGTCGAGGGCGTGCCGCTTGTCGCGGCGGTGCAGGATTTCGATTTCATGGGCGGCTCGCTCGGCATGGCGGCCGGCGAGGCCGTGATTGCCGGCATGGAAGCGGCGCTGCAGCGCCAGCAGCCCTTCATCATGTTCGCGGCCTCCGGCGGCGCCCGCATGCAGGAAGGCATCCTGTCGCTGATGCAGCTTCCCCGCACGACGGCGGCGGTGATCGCGCTGCGCGAGGCGCGGCTTCCCTATATCGTCGTCCTCACCAATCCGACGACCGGCGGTGTCACGGCGTCCTATGCCATGCTGGGCGATATTCATATCGCCGAGCCGGGCGCGCTGATCGGCTTTGCCGGCCCGCGCGTCATCGAGCAGACGATCCGCGAGAAGCTGCCGCCGGGCTTCCAGCGTTCCGAATATCTCTATGATCACGGCATGGTCGACATGGTCGTCCATCGCCATCAGCTCCGCGCGACCATCGCCCGGCTCTGCGGCCTGCTCGGGCCGAAGGCAGCCAGGCTGCCGGCGATCGCCGGCCAGCGCCATGACGAGGTCGCGCTGGCGTCGTAG
- the trpA gene encoding tryptophan synthase subunit alpha, with product MTETRIDRRFAALKSEGRPALVTFMTAGDPDPATTLALLHALPAAGADVIELGMPFSDPMADGLAIQAAGLRALKGGQTLNKTLDLVREFRKSDDATPIVLMGYYNPIYSHGSEAFVRDAKAAGVDGLIIVDLPPEADDELCIPALAAGLNFIRLATPTTDDQRLPMVLRNTSGFVYYVSINGITGSAAPDASRVAESVARIKRHTHLPVAVGFGVRTAEQAAAIGANADGVVVGSAIVAAIAASLDDEGRATAATVPAVVNLVSSLASGVASVRRSAAA from the coding sequence ATGACCGAAACCCGCATCGACCGTCGTTTTGCCGCGCTCAAGTCCGAGGGCCGGCCGGCGCTTGTGACCTTCATGACGGCCGGCGATCCCGATCCGGCAACCACGCTGGCGCTGCTCCATGCGCTGCCGGCCGCCGGCGCCGACGTCATCGAGCTCGGCATGCCCTTCTCCGATCCGATGGCCGATGGTCTGGCGATCCAGGCCGCCGGGCTGCGCGCGTTGAAGGGCGGGCAGACGCTCAACAAGACGCTCGATCTGGTGCGCGAATTTCGCAAGAGCGACGACGCGACGCCGATCGTGCTCATGGGCTACTACAACCCGATCTATTCGCATGGCTCCGAAGCCTTCGTTCGCGACGCGAAGGCGGCTGGCGTGGACGGTCTGATCATCGTCGACCTGCCGCCGGAGGCCGATGATGAGCTCTGCATCCCGGCGCTCGCGGCCGGGCTCAATTTCATCCGCCTCGCCACCCCGACGACGGATGACCAACGCCTGCCGATGGTGCTCCGCAACACCTCCGGTTTCGTCTATTACGTCTCGATCAATGGCATCACTGGCTCAGCCGCGCCGGATGCGAGCCGCGTCGCAGAATCGGTTGCGCGCATCAAGCGCCATACCCATCTGCCTGTCGCGGTCGGCTTTGGCGTTCGCACGGCCGAGCAGGCTGCCGCCATAGGCGCCAATGCCGATGGCGTCGTCGTTGGTTCGGCCATTGTCGCGGCGATCGCCGCCTCACTGGACGACGAGGGCAGGGCAACGGCGGCGACCGTGCCGGCCGTCGTCAATCTCGTATCCTCGCTCGCCTCGGGCGTTGCCAGCGTGCGCCGGTCCGCCGCGGCCTGA
- the trpB gene encoding tryptophan synthase subunit beta, which produces MTAPVLPNSFATGPDDRGFFGIYGGRFVAETLMPLILELEAAYLSAKDDPAFQAELASLSNHYAGRPSKLYFAEGLTRHLGGARIFFKREDLNHTGSHKINNCLGQILLAKRMGKTRIIAETGAGQHGVASATVSARFGLPCVVYMGATDVERQAPNVFRMKLLGATVNPVTAGNGTLKDAMNEALRDWVTNVEDTYYMIGTAAGPHPYPEMVRDFQSVIGREARAQMMEQEGRLPDLVIAAVGGGSNAIGIFHPFLDDKDVAIVGVEAGGHGLAVDNGHAASMSGGRPGVLHGNRTYLLQDSDGQILEGHSVSAGLDYPGVGPEHSWLRDTGRVSYVPIVDDEAIAAFQLCTRTEGIIPALESAHAIAEAVKRAPGMAEDDIILVNLSGRGDKDVHTVGKILGMDV; this is translated from the coding sequence GTGACCGCACCTGTCCTTCCCAATTCCTTCGCCACCGGCCCCGACGATCGCGGCTTCTTCGGCATTTATGGCGGCCGCTTCGTCGCCGAGACGCTGATGCCACTGATCCTGGAGCTGGAGGCGGCCTATCTCTCGGCCAAGGACGATCCGGCCTTCCAGGCCGAACTCGCCTCGCTGTCGAACCACTATGCCGGCCGGCCCTCGAAGCTCTATTTCGCCGAAGGCCTCACCAGGCATCTCGGCGGCGCGCGCATCTTCTTCAAGCGCGAGGACCTCAATCACACCGGCAGCCACAAGATCAACAACTGCCTGGGCCAGATCCTGCTGGCGAAGCGGATGGGCAAGACGCGCATCATCGCCGAGACCGGCGCCGGCCAGCACGGCGTCGCTTCTGCTACGGTTTCGGCCCGCTTCGGCCTGCCCTGCGTCGTCTATATGGGCGCGACCGACGTGGAACGGCAGGCGCCGAACGTCTTCCGCATGAAGCTGCTCGGCGCGACGGTGAACCCGGTCACCGCCGGCAACGGCACGCTGAAGGACGCCATGAACGAGGCGCTCCGCGACTGGGTGACCAATGTCGAGGACACCTATTACATGATCGGCACGGCGGCCGGCCCGCATCCCTATCCGGAAATGGTGCGCGACTTCCAGTCGGTGATCGGCCGCGAGGCGCGGGCGCAGATGATGGAGCAGGAGGGTCGCCTGCCGGATCTCGTGATCGCTGCCGTCGGCGGTGGCTCGAATGCCATCGGCATCTTCCACCCCTTCCTCGACGACAAGGACGTCGCGATCGTGGGCGTCGAGGCCGGCGGCCATGGACTGGCCGTCGACAACGGCCATGCCGCCTCGATGAGTGGCGGTCGTCCGGGCGTGCTTCATGGCAACCGCACCTATCTGCTGCAGGATTCCGACGGCCAGATCCTCGAGGGGCATTCGGTTTCGGCCGGCCTCGATTATCCCGGGGTCGGTCCAGAGCACTCGTGGCTGCGCGACACGGGCCGCGTTTCCTATGTCCCGATCGTGGACGACGAGGCGATCGCCGCCTTCCAGCTCTGCACGCGCACCGAGGGCATCATCCCGGCGCTGGAATCGGCCCACGCCATCGCGGAAGCCGTCAAGCGCGCCCCCGGCATGGCCGAGGATGACATCATCCTCGTCAATCTCTCGGGCCGCGGCGACAAGGACGTCCACACCGTCGGCAAGATCTTGGGGATGGATGTTTGA
- a CDS encoding phosphoribosylanthranilate isomerase: MSVIVKICGLSTEETLDAALGAGADMVGFVFFARSPRFVSPERAQELAARVRGRAEIVALTVDMTEEALAEIVATVRPDWLQLHGQETPETVASVQDRFGLGVLKAIGISGPADLAAIAAHAHVADRLLLDAKPPKGAVLPGGNGLAFDWSLLDELDPDLSYMLSGGLDAGNVAEALARTHAIGVDVSSGVESVPGIKDPEQIRAFVAAARGASLQAETSRAAGLRIPT, translated from the coding sequence ATGTCCGTGATCGTCAAAATCTGCGGCCTCTCGACCGAGGAGACGCTCGATGCCGCGCTAGGCGCCGGCGCCGACATGGTCGGTTTCGTCTTCTTCGCCAGGAGCCCGCGCTTCGTCTCGCCGGAACGCGCCCAGGAACTGGCCGCACGGGTGCGCGGCCGGGCGGAGATCGTCGCGCTCACCGTCGATATGACCGAGGAGGCGCTTGCCGAGATCGTCGCGACGGTTCGTCCCGACTGGCTGCAACTGCATGGCCAGGAGACCCCGGAAACGGTCGCCTCGGTGCAGGATCGCTTCGGTCTCGGCGTGTTGAAGGCGATCGGCATTTCCGGGCCGGCCGATCTTGCAGCGATCGCCGCTCATGCGCACGTCGCCGACCGCCTGCTTCTCGATGCCAAGCCGCCGAAGGGAGCCGTCCTGCCGGGCGGAAACGGCCTCGCCTTCGACTGGAGCCTTCTGGACGAACTGGATCCGGACCTTAGCTATATGCTCTCGGGTGGGCTTGACGCCGGCAACGTCGCCGAGGCCCTAGCCCGAACGCATGCGATCGGCGTCGATGTTTCGTCCGGCGTGGAGAGTGTTCCGGGGATCAAGGATCCGGAGCAAATCCGCGCCTTCGTGGCCGCAGCGCGCGGCGCCAGCCTTCAAGCCGAAACCAGCCGGGCCGCCGGCCTGAGGATTCCGACGTGA
- a CDS encoding MarR family winged helix-turn-helix transcriptional regulator — protein MSTTSPSLEVAPALPLAAVHEVRDRCLCLAAQRAARLLAQRFDRLFAPLGITNGHFSILVALSGGWKPRLGELAAFLAMDKATLTAAVRVLERRGLVIVRPDDGDARIRRPSLTEIGRETVGRAVPLWREEHARLEAGLDAADVASATRLLSRLG, from the coding sequence ATGTCGACGACAAGCCCCTCTCTCGAAGTTGCGCCGGCCCTGCCGCTTGCCGCTGTCCATGAAGTGCGGGATCGGTGCCTCTGTCTTGCCGCGCAGCGGGCGGCGCGACTGCTGGCGCAGCGGTTCGATCGGCTATTCGCCCCGCTTGGGATCACCAATGGCCATTTCTCCATTCTGGTCGCCCTCAGCGGCGGCTGGAAACCCCGGCTCGGCGAGCTGGCGGCATTCCTGGCGATGGACAAGGCGACACTGACGGCGGCGGTCCGCGTCCTGGAGCGGCGCGGGCTGGTCATTGTGCGTCCGGACGACGGCGACGCGCGCATCCGCCGCCCGTCGCTGACCGAAATCGGCCGCGAGACGGTCGGCCGGGCGGTTCCGCTCTGGCGGGAAGAGCACGCGCGCCTTGAGGCAGGGCTCGATGCGGCGGACGTCGCCTCTGCCACTCGCCTCCTGTCCCGGCTCGGATAG
- a CDS encoding MFS transporter has protein sequence MQQHPYRWVIVAVGGLMGCVAMGAMFSLPVLLTPMTEATGWSRTGISGAMTIGFLSMALTSMVWGALSDRFGARPVVMTGAALFALSLWLAGHAPSLLLFQLFFGVMVGGAVAAFFAPMMATVTGWFETQRSLAVSLVSAGIGLAPVTMSPLAAWLVSSHDWRTVLSILSVIVAVTTIPLAFFLRRPPVSTPHPSDEIDAPPAAMSVRAAVTSVPFVVLVLTNFFCCATHSGPIFHTVSYAEICGITAIAAVSIYSVEGIAGMFGRIGFGVAGDRFGAKRVLVAGLLAQAFGALAYFFARDLGEFYAVAAVFGFIYAGIMPLYAVLLRENFPMRIMGTLMGGTGMAGALGMALGPTLGGWIFDVTGSYGGLYLTSFGLGLGAFLIAMTFRPFPPRTLDEELRTA, from the coding sequence ATGCAGCAACACCCCTATCGCTGGGTGATCGTCGCGGTCGGCGGCCTGATGGGCTGCGTCGCCATGGGGGCGATGTTCTCGCTGCCCGTGTTGCTGACGCCGATGACCGAGGCGACGGGCTGGTCGCGCACCGGTATTTCGGGGGCGATGACCATCGGGTTCCTGTCCATGGCACTGACTTCGATGGTGTGGGGGGCGCTCTCGGATCGCTTCGGCGCGCGGCCGGTGGTGATGACCGGCGCCGCGCTGTTCGCCCTGAGCCTCTGGCTTGCCGGTCACGCGCCGAGCCTCCTGCTGTTCCAGCTTTTCTTCGGCGTGATGGTGGGCGGGGCGGTCGCTGCCTTCTTCGCGCCCATGATGGCGACCGTTACCGGCTGGTTCGAAACGCAGCGCAGCCTCGCCGTATCGCTGGTCTCCGCCGGCATCGGCCTCGCCCCGGTGACCATGTCGCCCCTCGCCGCCTGGCTGGTTTCAAGCCATGACTGGCGCACCGTGCTCTCGATCCTTTCGGTGATCGTCGCCGTGACGACGATCCCGCTCGCCTTCTTCCTGCGCCGGCCGCCAGTATCGACGCCGCACCCGAGCGACGAGATCGACGCGCCGCCGGCCGCGATGAGCGTGCGTGCCGCCGTGACCTCGGTGCCGTTCGTCGTTCTGGTGCTGACCAATTTCTTCTGCTGCGCCACCCATTCCGGGCCGATCTTTCACACGGTCAGTTATGCCGAGATCTGCGGCATAACGGCCATCGCGGCCGTGTCGATCTATTCGGTCGAGGGAATCGCCGGCATGTTCGGCCGCATCGGCTTCGGCGTGGCCGGCGACCGCTTCGGCGCCAAGCGGGTTCTGGTCGCCGGCCTGCTGGCGCAGGCATTCGGCGCGCTCGCCTATTTCTTCGCCCGGGACCTCGGTGAGTTCTATGCCGTCGCCGCTGTCTTCGGCTTCATCTATGCGGGCATTATGCCGCTCTATGCGGTTCTGCTGCGCGAGAATTTCCCCATGCGCATCATGGGCACGCTGATGGGCGGCACGGGAATGGCCGGCGCACTCGGCATGGCGCTCGGCCCGACGCTGGGCGGCTGGATCTTCGACGTCACCGGCAGCTATGGCGGGCTTTACCTGACCTCGTTCGGGCTCGGACTGGGCGCTTTCCTCATCGCCATGACGTTCCGACCGTTTCCCCCGCGGACGCTGGACGAGGAACTACGCACGGCATGA